In the Oncorhynchus nerka isolate Pitt River linkage group LG2, Oner_Uvic_2.0, whole genome shotgun sequence genome, one interval contains:
- the LOC135572950 gene encoding uncharacterized protein LOC135572950, with amino-acid sequence MNLPHEMSLEPDSLSLQCPDPSSALLQVPAVITLHPLPSAASSDVITLHPLPSAASSDVITLHPLPYAASCDVITLHPLPSAASCDSPPITTLTAAVPTNHYPHCCSPHHSPPSLLQSPPITTLTAAVPTNHHPHCCSSHQSPPSLLQPSPLTTLTAVAPTTHHPHCCSPHQSPPSLLQPPSLTTITAAAPTTHHPHCCSPHHSPPSLLQSPPITTITAAAPTTHHHHCCSPHHSPPSLLQPPPLTTLTAAAPTNHHPHCCSPHQSPPSLLQSPPITTITAAVPTNHHPHCCSPHQSPPSLLQSPPITTITAAVPTNHHHHCCSPHQSPPSLLQSPPITTITAAVPTNHHHHCCSPHQSPPSLLQSPPITTLTAAVPTNHHPHCFSPHHSPPTLLQPPPLTTLTAAAPTTHHPHCCSPHHSPLSLLQPPPPSTLTASAPTTHHPHCCSPHHSPPSLLQPSPPSLLQPPSLTTITAAAPTTHHPHCCSHHHSPPSLLQPPPLTTITASAPTTLHPHCCSPHHSPPTLLQPPPPSTLTAAAPTTHHYHCFSPHQSPPSLLQPPPLTTLTAVAPTTHHPH; translated from the exons ATGAACCTACCACATGAAA TGTCACTGGAGCCTGACTCTCTGTCCCTGCAGTGTCCAGATCCCAGCTCAGCACTGCTCCAGGTCCCAGCTGTCATCACCCTGCATCCCCTGCCCTCTGCAGCCAGCAGTGATGTAATCACCCTGCATCCCCTGCCCTCTGCAGCCAGCAGTGATGTCATCACCCTGCATCCCCTGCCCTATGCAGCCAGCTGTGATGTCATCACCCTGCATCCCCTGCCCTCTGCAGCCAGCTGTGAT tCCCCACCAatcaccaccctcactgctgcagtCCCCACCAATCACTACCCTCACTGCTGCAGTCCCCACCACTCACCACCATCACTGCTGCAGTCCCCACCAatcaccaccctcactgctgcagtCCCCACCAatcaccaccctcactgctgcagcTCCCACCAatcaccaccctcactgctgcagccctcaccactcaccaccctcactgctgtagcccccaccactcaccaccctcactgctgcagtCCCCACCAatcaccaccctcactgctgcagcCCCCATCACTCACCACCATCACTGCTGCAGCCCCCACCActcaccaccctcactgctgtagcccccaccactcaccaccctcactgctgcagtCCCCACCAATCACCACCATCACTGCTGCAGCCCCCACCACTCACCACCATCACTGCTGCAGCCCCCACCACTCACCACCATCACTGCTGCAGCCCCCACCActcaccaccctcactgctgcagcCCCCACCAatcaccaccctcactgctgcagtCCCCACCAATCACCACCATCACTGCTGCAGTCCCCACCAATCACCACCATCACTGCTGCAGTCCCCACCAatcaccaccctcactgctgcagtCCCCACCAatcaccaccctcactgctgcagtCCCCACCAATCACCACCATCACTGCTGCAGTCCCCACCAATCACCACCATCACTGCTGCAGTCCCCACCAatcaccaccctcactgctgcagtCCCCACCAATCACCACCATCACTGCTGCAGTCCCCACCAATCACCACCATCACTGCTGCAGTCCCCACCAatcaccaccctcactgctgcagtCCCCACCAatcaccaccctcactgctgcagtCCCCACCAATCACCACCCTCACTGCTTCAGCCCCCACCACTCACCACCCACACTGCTGcagccaccaccactcaccaccctcactgctgcagcccccaccactcaccaccctcactgctgcagcCCCCACCACTCACCACTATCACTGCTTCAGCCCCCACCACCCTCCACCCTCACTGCTTCAGCCCCCACCActcaccaccctcactgctgtaGCCCCCACCACTCACCACCCTCACTGCTTCAGCCctcaccaccctcactgctgcagcCCCCATCACTCACCACCATCACTGCTGCAGCCCCCACCACTCACCACCCACACTGCTGcagccaccaccactcaccaccctcactgctgcagcCCCCACCACTCACCACTATCACTGCTTCAGCCCCCACCACcctccaccctcactgctgcagcCCCCACCACTCACCACCCACACTGCTGCAGCCCCCACCACcctccaccctcactgctgcagcCCCCACCACTCACCACTATCACTGCTTCAGCCCCCACCAATCACCACCCTCACTGCTTCAGCCCCCACCActcaccaccctcactgctgtaGCCCCCACCACTCACCACCCTCACTGA